The following coding sequences are from one Desulfosporosinus orientis DSM 765 window:
- a CDS encoding DoxX family membrane protein, producing MKHSIKSIIGLILRLYVGYDFLTSGWEKIISGFNGTAVTGFLKGGLAQTHGALLASKGAAAAAHPNVSDVWAWFISNVFIPSSPLVACFVKFGEFFVGLGLILGCFSALAAFFGIIMNFSYLLSGTVSVNPQLIIFQLIILLIGAAIYTIGVDQFFMGKLVAKYPVLQKGFFKVLFPVDNNSEV from the coding sequence TTGAAACATTCAATCAAATCCATAATCGGTCTTATCCTACGCCTCTATGTTGGCTATGATTTTTTAACTTCCGGATGGGAAAAGATTATTTCTGGTTTTAATGGCACTGCAGTTACAGGATTTCTAAAAGGTGGTCTTGCTCAGACACACGGGGCATTACTTGCAAGTAAAGGGGCAGCGGCTGCTGCTCATCCTAACGTCAGTGATGTTTGGGCTTGGTTCATAAGCAATGTTTTCATTCCTTCTTCACCACTGGTGGCCTGTTTTGTGAAGTTTGGAGAATTTTTTGTTGGTTTGGGTTTAATTCTCGGTTGTTTCTCCGCTCTTGCAGCGTTCTTTGGTATAATTATGAATTTCTCCTACTTGTTAAGCGGAACAGTTTCCGTAAATCCGCAACTCATAATTTTTCAGCTTATAATCTTGCTAATTGGGGCTGCCATTTACACGATCGGAGTTGACCAGTTCTTTATGGGAAAACTAGTTGCAAAATATCCCGTATTGCAAAAAGGATTTTTCAAAGTACTTTTCCCTGTTGATAATAACTCAGAAGTTTAA
- a CDS encoding MBL fold metallo-hydrolase — translation MKDWFTIDRIDADTHIISEYRHWEETHCYLLNGSERSLLIDTGLGICNIYDEVRKLTDKPVIAVATHIHWDHIGGHKYFPDFYAHEEELNWLNGEFPLTMEQIKGMVVDRCELPEGYDVNKYEFFQGTPARVLKDGDKIDIGGRCIQVLHTPGHSPGHMCFWEKDRSHLFTGDLVYKDTLFAYYPSTDPEAYLVSLEKISALQVKRVFPAHHTLDIQPEILIRMHDAFRQLQAKGQLHHGSGTFDYGDWAVWL, via the coding sequence ATGAAAGATTGGTTTACAATCGACCGCATTGACGCAGATACACATATCATCAGCGAATATCGACATTGGGAGGAAACGCACTGCTATCTTCTGAATGGTTCTGAGCGCAGTCTTCTGATTGATACCGGCCTCGGTATTTGTAATATTTATGACGAGGTAAGGAAGCTGACGGACAAGCCGGTTATCGCAGTTGCCACCCACATCCATTGGGATCATATTGGCGGTCACAAATATTTTCCGGATTTTTACGCTCATGAAGAAGAACTGAATTGGCTCAACGGCGAATTTCCTCTGACCATGGAACAGATCAAAGGCATGGTAGTTGACCGCTGTGAGCTGCCGGAAGGATATGATGTAAACAAATATGAATTCTTTCAGGGTACACCGGCAAGGGTGCTGAAGGACGGCGATAAAATTGACATTGGAGGCCGATGCATTCAGGTACTGCATACTCCCGGACATTCACCGGGGCATATGTGCTTTTGGGAAAAAGATCGCAGCCATCTTTTTACCGGTGACTTGGTCTATAAAGACACGCTGTTTGCCTACTATCCATCCACCGATCCGGAAGCGTATCTAGTTTCTTTGGAGAAGATTTCGGCACTACAGGTGAAGCGTGTGTTCCCGGCACACCATACTTTGGACATTCAACCTGAAATCCTTATCCGGATGCACGATGCTTTCCGACAGCTCCAAGCCAAAGGGCAGCTGCATCACGGCAGCGGAACATTCGATTATGGCGACTGGGCTGTATGGTTGTAA
- a CDS encoding PLP-dependent aminotransferase family protein — protein MLGIELNRKSELQLWRQIYQYLKELMISGQLKAGEALPSTRELAKELNVSRNTVCEAYDLLIAEGFVISRQGSPTRVSDGLCIEPVKPALSPNKKSKAVRSISVSFRTGRPDLRQFPRFLWQQLLHKASEELPPEAFGYTGPQGLPDLREEIAAWLFRSRGLKVASDDIFITAGATHGLHLIADILCGDGQKILMEDPCHLGMLGTFINKGCPIVPIPVDAEGIQTDYLSKCGSTGAIYVTPSHQFPLGGILPASRRAVLIRFARENDLYIIEDDYDSEFRYGGEPIAPLYTLDPQRVIYVGTFSKAVFPALRIGYVILPYQLQERWCDLRTHTDVQNPPFEQAALAKFLRTRKLDRHVQKMRKIYSQRRQVLFESLEEAFGSEWIAYGDSAGLHVAIDFPKMRFDEAFKSSCLQNGIYITPVESHCIEKGKHQSKLLIGYGHLEPDVIRNGVILLSDIIKELNI, from the coding sequence ATGTTAGGAATTGAATTGAACCGGAAAAGTGAATTACAGTTATGGCGTCAAATTTATCAGTATTTAAAAGAACTGATGATATCCGGGCAGCTGAAGGCGGGAGAAGCTCTGCCGTCCACGCGGGAATTAGCGAAGGAGCTGAATGTTTCCCGCAATACAGTTTGCGAGGCTTATGACTTGCTTATTGCAGAGGGCTTTGTAATAAGCCGTCAGGGATCCCCCACACGGGTTTCGGACGGTTTATGCATTGAACCGGTTAAACCGGCATTATCTCCTAATAAAAAAAGCAAGGCAGTCCGGTCAATTTCTGTAAGCTTTCGGACAGGCAGACCCGACTTAAGGCAATTTCCTAGGTTCCTTTGGCAGCAGTTGCTGCATAAGGCTTCCGAGGAACTGCCTCCTGAGGCTTTTGGTTATACCGGACCGCAGGGATTGCCTGACCTTCGAGAGGAAATTGCAGCTTGGTTGTTCAGAAGTCGAGGTCTTAAAGTTGCATCGGACGATATCTTTATAACTGCTGGCGCAACGCACGGGCTGCATCTTATTGCGGATATTCTGTGTGGGGACGGTCAGAAAATATTGATGGAGGACCCCTGCCATCTCGGTATGCTGGGCACGTTCATAAACAAAGGCTGCCCCATTGTTCCTATACCAGTTGATGCCGAGGGGATTCAAACCGATTACCTGTCAAAGTGCGGAAGTACAGGCGCAATATATGTTACGCCATCTCATCAGTTTCCCTTGGGAGGAATTCTTCCCGCATCACGCCGTGCCGTGCTGATTCGCTTTGCCAGAGAAAACGATCTTTATATCATTGAAGACGATTATGACAGCGAATTCCGATATGGCGGCGAGCCCATTGCTCCTCTTTACACTTTGGACCCGCAACGTGTGATTTATGTTGGTACCTTCAGTAAAGCAGTTTTTCCAGCACTGAGGATAGGTTATGTAATTTTGCCCTATCAGCTTCAAGAGCGCTGGTGTGATCTGCGTACTCATACGGATGTACAAAACCCACCCTTTGAGCAGGCTGCTTTGGCAAAATTTTTAAGGACACGCAAGCTTGACAGGCATGTCCAAAAGATGCGTAAAATTTATAGCCAGCGCCGACAGGTGTTGTTTGAGTCGCTAGAAGAAGCCTTTGGCAGCGAGTGGATTGCTTATGGAGATTCCGCCGGGTTGCATGTTGCTATAGATTTTCCTAAAATGCGCTTTGATGAGGCGTTTAAAAGCAGCTGTCTACAAAACGGAATATATATTACACCTGTAGAAAGCCACTGCATAGAAAAAGGCAAGCATCAAAGCAAGCTGCTTATTGGATATGGGCATCTGGAACCTGATGTAATCAGAAACGGTGTTATACTATTGTCTGATATTATTAAGGAATTAAATATCTGA
- a CDS encoding DMT family transporter, whose translation MDRLNGKLYLICAFSLAGTSVISARFVTGKLGTFTITAVSLFFALVFLVPLCGKQLVQYIRLMSFRNFLFLSLQALCGIFLFRMFLLSGLYYTSAGEAGILTGATPAITALLAMIVLREPVSGRKLAGILCTVGGILIIQGVLTPGNGLSLEHIGGNMLVLCAAACESAFNTLSRISAVKAAADLKGLSNPIAQTAIVSAIALILCLIPAPFEHPLKELSGIGLTEWTALLWYGVFVTALAFICWYSGIKRCGAFTAAAFSGMMPFTSMLLSTVVLGESADYQQWLGGFLVIVGMILIGTEVLMPRLRYLRIQKTKERNR comes from the coding sequence ATGGATCGTTTGAACGGGAAATTATATTTGATTTGCGCTTTTTCGCTGGCGGGAACCAGCGTCATATCGGCCAGATTTGTTACAGGAAAGCTCGGGACATTTACAATCACGGCAGTAAGTCTGTTTTTTGCGCTCGTGTTTTTGGTTCCATTATGTGGTAAACAACTTGTCCAGTATATTCGATTAATGTCATTTCGTAATTTTCTTTTTTTGTCGCTTCAGGCCTTATGCGGTATTTTTCTGTTCCGTATGTTTTTACTAAGCGGCCTTTATTATACCAGCGCTGGAGAAGCGGGCATACTCACAGGCGCGACGCCTGCCATAACAGCGCTTCTCGCTATGATTGTATTAAGGGAGCCGGTCAGCGGCAGAAAACTTGCCGGGATACTCTGTACTGTAGGAGGCATTCTAATCATCCAAGGAGTATTAACGCCGGGAAACGGTTTATCCTTAGAACACATTGGCGGGAATATGCTCGTACTTTGTGCGGCGGCCTGTGAGTCCGCTTTCAATACGCTGTCACGTATTTCAGCCGTTAAGGCTGCGGCGGACTTGAAAGGACTTTCAAATCCTATTGCTCAGACCGCAATTGTATCGGCAATTGCTCTGATTCTATGCCTGATCCCCGCACCGTTTGAGCATCCATTGAAGGAACTGTCAGGGATCGGCCTTACGGAATGGACAGCTCTTCTTTGGTACGGTGTATTTGTAACGGCTCTGGCATTTATCTGCTGGTACTCTGGAATAAAGCGATGCGGCGCGTTCACAGCTGCGGCTTTTTCGGGCATGATGCCGTTTACTTCCATGCTACTATCAACCGTAGTGTTGGGCGAAAGTGCCGATTACCAGCAGTGGTTGGGCGGTTTTCTTGTAATCGTCGGCATGATCCTTATTGGGACTGAAGTATTGATGCCGCGTCTCCGATATTTAAGAATACAAAAAACAAAGGAAAGGAACAGGTAA
- a CDS encoding phenylalanine--tRNA ligase beta subunit-related protein: protein MDFFVNEAGDTAKCSIGILVMENIQSVSSEDKLMLVKQEFEDTIRSKYGQATRGELKALHPMDAYVSYYKKFGYTYHVLPQLESVIKGKTIPSGLPLVEAMFMAELKNMLLTASHDLDKIKAPLSLKISTGSESFTTLNGHNVKTIPCDIMIADQEAVISTILRGPDMRTAITEHTTRVIYTVYAPFGVEEQLVCEHLRDIESYVRILSEESVACLNQFIK from the coding sequence ATGGATTTTTTTGTTAATGAAGCAGGAGATACAGCAAAGTGCTCCATCGGAATTCTGGTCATGGAGAACATACAGAGTGTATCTTCCGAAGATAAGCTAATGCTTGTCAAGCAGGAGTTTGAAGACACGATAAGATCAAAATATGGTCAGGCAACACGCGGGGAACTGAAAGCACTTCACCCTATGGACGCTTATGTTTCATACTATAAGAAATTCGGATATACTTATCATGTTCTGCCTCAGCTCGAATCGGTTATAAAAGGAAAAACAATACCGTCTGGCTTACCGTTGGTTGAAGCAATGTTCATGGCGGAGCTTAAAAATATGCTTCTGACAGCCAGCCACGACCTCGATAAAATAAAGGCACCGCTGAGCTTAAAAATCTCAACTGGGAGCGAAAGCTTCACAACTCTGAACGGCCATAATGTGAAAACCATACCTTGTGACATTATGATTGCGGATCAAGAAGCTGTCATCTCAACTATCCTTCGGGGCCCGGACATGCGAACCGCCATAACGGAGCATACAACTCGTGTTATTTATACGGTATATGCGCCTTTCGGAGTAGAAGAACAATTAGTGTGCGAACATTTGAGAGATATTGAATCTTATGTTCGTATATTATCAGAAGAATCAGTCGCTTGTTTAAATCAGTTTATTAAATGA
- a CDS encoding PEP/pyruvate-binding domain-containing protein translates to MKFVRLLQELTRKDLSLAGGKGANLGELVLAGMKVPKGFVLTVEGYRHCITKVRLPKINVHDLPTLEAVTSKIQMEIENASLPEEVMLEVFKTYRKMGSPTVAVRSSATTEDLPSASFAGQQETYLNIQGESAVLEAIKKCWASLWSPRAVQYRLLQGFEDSEAALAVVIQDMAPHEVSGVVFTVNPLTYNSSQLIINAVRGVGEALVQGEIIPDQWIARRPDGAVLIFTPHLWTNDVFSNPTNRTLRAC, encoded by the coding sequence ATGAAATTTGTACGGTTACTTCAAGAATTAACAAGAAAAGACCTATCCTTAGCAGGAGGAAAAGGTGCTAATCTAGGTGAATTGGTTTTAGCCGGAATGAAAGTGCCCAAAGGTTTTGTTTTAACCGTTGAAGGGTACCGTCATTGTATAACTAAGGTTCGTTTGCCGAAAATTAATGTCCATGACTTACCAACATTAGAAGCTGTAACTTCTAAGATTCAGATGGAAATAGAAAATGCTTCCTTGCCGGAAGAAGTTATGCTGGAAGTATTTAAAACTTATAGAAAAATGGGCAGCCCGACAGTTGCTGTTCGTTCCTCGGCTACTACTGAAGATCTACCAAGTGCGAGTTTTGCAGGTCAACAGGAAACTTATCTTAATATCCAAGGAGAAAGTGCCGTTCTCGAAGCCATAAAAAAATGCTGGGCTTCACTTTGGTCACCAAGAGCGGTGCAGTATCGTTTATTACAAGGATTCGAAGATAGTGAAGCTGCTCTTGCCGTAGTGATTCAGGATATGGCCCCGCATGAGGTTTCGGGAGTGGTCTTTACGGTTAACCCCCTTACTTATAACTCAAGTCAGTTGATCATTAATGCAGTACGTGGTGTAGGAGAGGCTTTGGTTCAAGGAGAAATAATCCCTGATCAATGGATTGCCAGACGTCCCGATGGTGCGGTTCTTATATTCACTCCTCACTTATGGACTAATGATGTGTTTTCAAACCCGACAAATCGCACACTCCGGGCATGTTGA
- a CDS encoding aldehyde ferredoxin oxidoreductase family protein, which translates to MMPFGYMGKILWVDLTTGTLQEEEIQDSLYNKFLTGYGLGAKIIFDKLQPGIDPLSPENILGMMSGLLTGSGAFFSGRWMIMGKSPLTNTWGDANCGGYFAPAIKSSGYDGIFFVGKSEKPVYLLIDGDRKALIDATYLWGMDSNDTIDDLTNRYGAHFKTACIGPGGEKMARISGVVTDKGRLAARSGLGAVMGSKNLKAVCLGGNKNVNIFDVQTITKLTDDFAEQFYTYKHPLKDKMLNEAANMPILSGVVRILSENNMLPISGEPEKYAMKTWGTSGTVAYSANIGDSPVKNWKGVGYIDFPGRLTHEISNDSVTKYETDKYGCYSCPLCCGGKVTVKEGPYPISETHKPEYETICGFGTMLLCNDMPSIIKINDLLNRAGIDTISCAATVAWAFEAYENRVITSADTDGLELTWGNNEAAIKLVEKIAKGEGVGRYFMNGVKFASEHFGKDSEAYAMHVEGQELPMHDPRNPDGMGLGVGYEAEPTPGRHTSTLDCCDLYRPAQPSNKLKDKNLHPMKNKCTDADPGVKLRDASCFMDLINGLGLCAFAFDTEVTPPIVEWTNAMTGWNLDFEEYLNIGRRIKTLRHSFNIREGINPKEFKMPDRARGIPPLEKGPNAKIQNDFEKGKINYFKAMGYDIKTAKPLAETLDMLDLPEVKKALYK; encoded by the coding sequence ATGATGCCATTTGGCTACATGGGAAAAATACTATGGGTAGACCTGACTACAGGAACCTTACAGGAAGAGGAAATACAAGATAGCCTTTACAATAAGTTTTTAACAGGTTATGGTTTGGGAGCGAAAATAATATTTGATAAACTGCAGCCAGGGATAGATCCGTTGAGTCCTGAAAATATTTTAGGTATGATGAGCGGCCTCTTAACCGGCTCTGGTGCATTTTTCTCTGGGCGTTGGATGATTATGGGGAAAAGTCCGCTAACAAATACTTGGGGCGACGCCAACTGTGGAGGATATTTTGCTCCGGCAATAAAGTCCTCCGGATATGATGGTATATTTTTTGTGGGTAAAAGTGAAAAACCTGTTTATTTACTGATAGACGGTGATAGAAAAGCGCTCATAGATGCCACTTATTTATGGGGAATGGATTCTAATGATACGATTGATGATTTAACTAATAGATATGGCGCTCACTTTAAAACAGCTTGCATCGGACCGGGCGGTGAAAAAATGGCCAGGATTTCCGGTGTCGTAACTGATAAAGGAAGGTTGGCTGCAAGAAGTGGATTAGGGGCAGTAATGGGTTCGAAAAACTTAAAAGCAGTATGCCTTGGTGGTAACAAGAACGTCAATATTTTTGACGTGCAGACGATAACTAAATTGACAGATGATTTTGCCGAGCAGTTTTATACTTACAAACATCCTCTGAAAGACAAAATGTTAAATGAAGCGGCAAATATGCCGATATTATCAGGCGTTGTACGGATTCTAAGCGAAAATAATATGTTGCCTATTAGTGGAGAACCTGAAAAATACGCTATGAAAACATGGGGAACATCCGGCACAGTAGCTTACTCAGCCAACATTGGTGATTCCCCGGTTAAAAACTGGAAAGGTGTCGGTTATATCGATTTTCCTGGAAGGTTAACCCATGAAATTTCCAACGATTCGGTAACTAAATATGAAACTGACAAGTATGGCTGCTACAGCTGTCCACTTTGTTGCGGTGGAAAAGTAACTGTAAAAGAAGGTCCATATCCTATTTCAGAAACCCATAAGCCTGAGTATGAGACGATTTGCGGCTTTGGGACAATGCTGCTCTGCAATGATATGCCTAGTATTATCAAGATTAACGATCTCTTGAACCGTGCCGGTATTGACACAATCAGTTGTGCTGCTACTGTTGCATGGGCTTTTGAAGCATATGAAAATAGAGTAATCACCTCCGCTGATACGGATGGTTTGGAGTTAACCTGGGGTAATAACGAAGCGGCTATAAAATTGGTAGAAAAAATTGCAAAAGGGGAAGGCGTAGGAAGGTACTTCATGAACGGCGTCAAATTCGCATCCGAACATTTTGGAAAAGACTCAGAAGCATATGCTATGCATGTGGAAGGACAAGAATTGCCGATGCATGACCCACGTAATCCCGATGGCATGGGTCTAGGAGTTGGATATGAAGCGGAGCCCACACCAGGTAGACATACCAGTACGCTGGACTGCTGCGATTTGTATAGACCTGCTCAACCGAGCAATAAGTTAAAAGACAAGAACCTTCATCCGATGAAGAATAAGTGTACGGATGCAGATCCGGGTGTTAAATTGAGGGATGCCAGCTGCTTTATGGATCTTATCAACGGTTTGGGGCTTTGTGCCTTTGCTTTTGACACAGAAGTTACACCACCTATCGTTGAATGGACTAACGCAATGACAGGATGGAACTTAGACTTTGAGGAATACCTGAACATAGGGCGAAGAATAAAAACCCTTCGTCATTCATTTAATATTCGTGAAGGCATAAACCCTAAGGAGTTTAAGATGCCTGATAGGGCAAGGGGCATCCCTCCTTTAGAGAAAGGTCCCAACGCAAAGATTCAAAATGATTTTGAAAAAGGAAAGATAAACTATTTTAAGGCCATGGGATATGACATAAAAACTGCCAAACCGCTTGCTGAAACACTTGATATGCTGGATTTACCTGAGGTTAAGAAAGCCTTATACAAGTAA
- a CDS encoding lysoplasmalogenase, whose translation MLTKPLLVPLIILFYLTSAVQINWLIVSALFFGFLGDFSLLWGSKKIFFAIGLFAFLVGHLFYTWAFLQSIQYFEVVPIWFFIFLVPYILYCCAILRILRPNLKNMIVPVVIYMCVILMMSFTSLCRIWNGFTLPFILPFLGSLFFIASDSVLAYNNFNVPLKNYETLIMYTYILAQVLIMAGFLY comes from the coding sequence GTGCTGACAAAACCCCTATTAGTACCATTAATTATTCTTTTCTATTTGACAAGTGCAGTGCAAATTAACTGGTTAATCGTATCTGCTTTATTTTTCGGGTTTCTTGGTGATTTTTCATTATTATGGGGATCGAAAAAAATATTCTTTGCAATTGGTTTGTTTGCATTCCTTGTTGGCCATTTATTCTATACCTGGGCTTTTTTACAGTCGATACAATACTTTGAAGTTGTTCCAATCTGGTTTTTTATATTCTTAGTCCCATATATTTTATATTGCTGTGCAATTCTGAGGATTCTTAGGCCAAACCTGAAGAACATGATAGTTCCGGTTGTTATTTATATGTGTGTCATACTGATGATGAGTTTCACTAGTTTATGCCGTATTTGGAACGGGTTTACGCTACCCTTTATATTGCCCTTTCTTGGTTCCTTATTTTTCATAGCTTCTGACTCTGTATTGGCATATAATAACTTTAATGTGCCGTTAAAAAATTATGAGACTCTTATCATGTACACTTATATTTTAGCTCAGGTTTTAATTATGGCTGGTTTTTTATATTAA